From one Bos indicus isolate NIAB-ARS_2022 breed Sahiwal x Tharparkar chromosome 16, NIAB-ARS_B.indTharparkar_mat_pri_1.0, whole genome shotgun sequence genomic stretch:
- the LOC139176487 gene encoding receptor-type tyrosine-protein phosphatase V-like isoform X5 produces the protein MPGCSRGDYCWHSGAREPARPDCPLPASASGRLSPEGTGRASGVSRLCPPQGVASPGLRLFLPGKPAAEEHRRLPGMRPPVLFVAILWLPGFLAKEGECQPPEEGPSWASGGSPLRVTVSSRGRSASLTLNWDAPGPGGLGRTLRLSRLSPRGSPEGQLLQAHTNASSFEFRDLVPGSRYQLEVTAVRPCGQNASLSLTALTAPSTVQDLKLHGSESPSSLEASWGSAPGGQDGYQLVLCHLESQTVVHNVSTSAGTLSYNFSHLLPGSEYGLEITTWAAHLQAKTSTRQWTAPVPPGQLALRALGTRALRASWYSSGGAAWLHLLLTDLLSGFNLTAGVTRGVSSHTFPCLSPGTPYTLKLSAVAGPHWAVGPSATEWTRPSTPRDLGLAPQPPGLRASWKVGPGAREGYLLRLSGPVDKTLSLGPGALNITFLRPLPSGHYALELRVLAGPYEARAQATAWLGDALAQRPQGSGTELPLDRPEASEEPGSQILPYTEGAPCLLRNVSGAPGVTLVTLHGPGARSQVDAVSALGTASASPTGHTGPPTPQSLEVTGRDSPSTLTIGWAPAAGPREGYRVSWHQEGSQSSPGGLVNLGPDNTSLMLPDLVPGSCYTVSVWTRAGNLSSSIQRARACTLPAPPVSLSLGLAAQPPALRAVWSPPAGGRDGFLLRLYCLRPPALEGQDTLGPEVQTFSWTRLAPGTEFLVWLATLRGPDESSAANATGWTRPLAPALVNVTSEGATQLRASWVHALGGRDGYRVTLYQAGVQVRSSPVGAHVDSASFLALTPGTEYKVEVVTQAGPLRAVAASAAGWTPPVVPAELLVSMQAGSAVVSLAWASGPLGHGACHAQLSGARLLSREQPLALGQARLVLRDLTPGRNLSLTVQCRAGPLQASTHPVLLPVEPDPVEDVQCQPEATRLALVWTVPTGDVDTCLVVAEQLAAGGAAQLIFRANTSGGALLLAPLAPAASYRLSLSVLGRNGLWSRVVSLVCATVPEAWHPPELAAAPRLEPETGMGVLIAQGMFGEEDGQIQWYGVIASTNMSLARPPREAINCTWFDHYYGGRDAYLAVLLSNPFYAGPWAAPTSWPVPVGTDDCGQTRDICNGRLRPGSRYRFSVVAFSRHSPDTLIAFSAFSEPRTSPSWAVPLPVTAGIVASVLALVWLGLLCGRRVKGQRAEKSLRSQELTAYNLRRTHRPIPAHSFQQSFESKSAHACQAFFQEFEELKEVGKEQPRLEAEHPANSTKNRYPHVLPYDHSRVRLALLDGKPHSDYINASFIPGYTHPQEFIATQGPLKKTLADFWRLVWEQQVHVIVMLTVGMENGRVLCEHYWPADSSPVTHGPVTICLLAEQPQDEWTTREFQLHHAAQQQLRRVKQLQFTTWPDHSVPEAPSSLLAFVELAREQARAAVGAGPLLVHCSAGVGRSGTFVALWRLLRQLEEEQVVDAFHAVHMLRLHRPLMIQTPSQYVFLHRCLLSRVLEGPPSSRTAEVAETHSGHWAAPGTPHVAGAPCRPQPIPVRNFARVCAERAADGNAGFLGEHQLLLQALKNEAGSGMPSPRDGCCHERPPSAESGPAGEMLEAWLFPEFWPTETQPVVTDTVTVRWVADGSAAGWPCTFLHVTHKASGKERPVQRLQFPCGEPGQVLPPETLLPFLAAVGRCCPWDTEQPGTLLSHCSKDAAQLGTFLALEQLLQQAGAEGAVDIFTVALQQSQACGLMTPTLEEYIHLYSCLNSALSDGLP, from the exons ATGCCAGGATGCAGCAGGGGAGACTACTGTTGGCACTCAGGAGCCAGGGAGCCAGCACGCCCAGACTGCCCGCTGCCCGCCTCTGCGTCCGGCCGGCTCTCCCCAGAAGGAACA GGCAGGGCATCGGGAGTCAGCCGTCTCTGCCCACCCCAGGGCGTTGCTTCTCCAGGTCTGCGTCTCTTCCTGCCTGGAAAGCCAGCTGCTGAAGAGCACCGGAG ACTCCCTGGAATGAGACCCCCAGTCCTGTTCGTGGCGATCCTCTGGCTCCCAGGCTTCTTGGCCAAG GAAGGCGAGTGCCAGCCCCCAGAAGAGGGTCCCAGCTGGGCGAGTGGAG GATCGCCTCTGAGGGTGACGGTCAGCAGCCGGGGCAGGTCTGCCAGCCTCACGCTGAACTGGGACGCCCCAGGGCCAGGTGGGCTCGGCCGCACCCTCCGCCTCAGCCGGCTGAGCCCCCGTGGCTCCCCTGAAGGGCAGCTGCTCCAGGCTCACACCAACGCGTCCAGCTTCGAGTTCCGGGACCTGGTGCCAGGAAGTCGCTACCAGCTGGAGGTGACGGCCGTGCGCCCCTGCGGGCAGAACGCCAGCCTCAGCCTCACTGCGCTCACAG CCCCGTCCACTGTCCAGGACCTGAAGCTCCACGGCTCTGAGAGCCCATCCAGCCTGGAGGCCTCGTGGGGCTCTGCTCCCGGGGGGCAGGATGGCTATCAGCTTGTCCTCTGCCATCTGGAGTCCCAGACAGTGGTTCACAATGTCTCCACGTCCGCCGGCACCCTGTCCTACAATTTTAGCCACCTCTTACCGGGCAGTGAGTACGGCTTGGAGATTACCACCTGGGCCGCCCACCTCCAAGCGAAGACCAGCACTCGCCAGTGGACAG CTCCTGTGCCTCCAGGGCAGCTGGCGCTGCGCGCCCTGGGCACCAGAGCCCTGCGGGCTTCCTGGTACAGCTCTGGGGGGGCCGCCTGGCTGCACCTCCTGCTCACGGACCTCCTCAGTGGCTTCAACCTGACGGCAGGCGTCACACGAGGTGTCTCCAGTCACACCTTCCCGTGCCTCTCTCCTGGAACTCCCTACACGCTGAAACTTAGCGCTGTCGCTGGGCCTCATTGGGCAGTGGGGCCCAGTGCCACTGAGTGGACCC GTCCCTCCACGCCCCGGGACCTGGGGCTcgctccccagcccccagggctcAGGGCCAGCTGGAAGGTGGGCCCGGGGGCCCGGGAGGGTTACCTGCTCAGGCTGAGCGGGCCTGTGGACAAGACCCTAAGTTTGGGCCCTGGGGCCCTCAACATCACGTTCCTGAGGCCCCTGCCATCTGGACACTACGCTCTGGAGCTGAGAGTTCTGGCAGGGCCCTACGAGGCCCGGGCCCAGGCCACTGCCTGGCTGGGCG ATGCTCTAGCCCAGCGCCCGCAGGGCAGTGGTACCGAGCTGCCCCTGGACAGGCCGGAGGCCAGCGAGGAGCCTGGGAGCCAGATACTGCCCTACACCGAGGGAGccccctgcctcctcagaaatgtCTCGGGGGCACCTGGTGTCACCCTGGTCACACTCCACGGGCCTGGGGCCCGCTCCCAGGTGGACGCTGTTTCCGCTCTGGGCACTGCCTCCGCAAGCCCCACAGGCCACACCG GGCCCCCCACGCCACAGTCACTCGAGGTCACCGGCAGGGATAGCCCCTCCACCTTGACCATTGGCTGGGCCCCAGCAGCAGGGCCGCGGGAAGGCTACAGGGTCAGCTGGCACCAGGAGGGCAGCCAGAGCTCGCCGGGCGGTCTTGTCAACTTGGGCCCAGACAACACCAGCCTGATGCTGCCGGATCTGGTGCCCGGTTCCTGCTACACCGTGTCTGTATGGACTCGGGCGGGAAACCTCAGCTCCAGCATCCAAAGGGCTCGCGCCTGCACAC TCCCTGCGCCGCCCGTCAGCCTGAGCCTGGGCCTGGCcgcccagccccctgccctgagGGCAGTCTGGAGCCCCCCCGCGGGGGGCAGGGACGGCTTTCTCCTGCGGCTCTACTGCCTGCGGCCCCCGGCTCTGGAGGGCCAGGACACCCTGGGCCCTGAGGTGCAGACCTTCTCCTGGACCCGGCTGGCTCCAGGCACTGAGTTCCTGGTGTGGTTGGCCACCCTGCGGGGCCCCGACGAGAGCAGCGCTGCCAACGCCACGGGCTGGACGC GCCCCCTCGCCCCTGCCCTGGTGAATGTGACCAGTGAAGGCGCCACCCAGCTCCGGGCGTCCTGGGTCCACGCGCTGGGGGGCCGGGATGGCTACCGGGTGACCCTGTACCAGGCGGGCGTCCAGGTGCGCTCCAGCCCCGTGGGGGCCCATGTGGACAGCGCCAGCTTCTTGGCTCTGACTCCGGGCACTGAGTACAAGGTGGAGGTGGTCACGCAGGCCGGGCCCCTCCGTGCGGTGGCAGCCAGCGCTGCCGGCTGGACCC CCCCAGTGGTGCCCGCAGAGCTGCTGGTGTCCATGCAGGCGGGCAGCGCCGTGGTCAGCCTGGCCTGGGCCAGCGGCCCCCTGGGGCACGGAGCCTGCCATGCGCAGCTCTCGGGGGCCAGGCTCCTGTCCCGGGAGCAGCCCCTGGCCCTGGGCCAAGCCCGCCTGGTCCTGAGGGACCTCACGCCTGGACGCAACCTGTCCTTGACGGTGCAGTGCCGGGCAGGGCCCCTCCAGGCCTCCACACACCCTGTGCTGCTGCCCGTGG AGCCTGACCCGGTGGAGGACGTGCAGTGCCAGCCCGAGGCCACGCGCCTGGCCCTGGTCTGGACAGTGCCCACGGGGGATGTGGACACCTGTCTGGTGGTGGCGGAGCAGCTGGCAGCGGGAGGGGCCGCCCAGCTCATCTTCCGGGCCAACACCTCCGGGGGCGCCCTCCTGCTGGCCCCCCTGGCGCCCGCTGCGTCCTACCGCCTCAGCCTCTCGGTGCTGGGCAGGAACGGCCTGTGGAGCCGGGTGGTCAGCCTGGTGTGCGCCACTGTGCCCGAGG CCTGGCACCCCCCGGAGCTGGCTGCAGCCCCCCGGCTGGAGCCCGAGACGGGGATGGGTGTGCTGATCGCCCAGGGCATGTTTGGCGAGGAGGACGGGCAGATCCAGTGGTATGGGGTCATCGCCAGCACCAACATGTCGC TGGCCCGGCCTCCCCGCGAAGCCATCAACTGCACGTGGTTCGACCACTACTACGGGGGCCGCGACGCCTACCTGGCCGTGCTGCTCTCCAACCCCTTCTACGCCGGGCCCTGGGCCGCGCCCACATCCTGGCCGGTGCCTGTGGGCACAGACGACTGCGGCCAGACCCGCGACATATGTAACGGGCGGCTCAGGCCAGGCTCCCGGTATCG GTTCAGTGTCGTGGCCTTTTCCAGGCATAGCCCTGACACCCTCATCGCCTTCTCAGCCTTTTCAG AGCCCCGGACCAGCCCGTCCTGGGCGGTGCCCCTCCCAGTGACAGCGGGCATCGTGGCCAGCGTGCTAGCCCTGGTCTGGCTGGGCCTGCTGTGCGGGAGGCGAGTGAAGGGGCAAAG GGCGGAGAAGAGCCTGCGCTCCCAGGAGCTGACGGCTTACAACCTGCG GCGGACCCACCGGCCCATCCCCGCGCACAGCTTCCAGCAGAGCTTTGAGAGCAAGAGTGCCCACGCCTGCCAGGCCTTCTTTCAGGAGTTTGAG GAGCTGAAGGAGGTGGGCAAGGAGCAGCCTAGGCTGGAGGCTGAGCACCCTGCCAACAGTACCAAGAACCGCTACCCTCACGTGCTGCCCT ACGACCACTCCCGGGTCAGGCTGGCCCTGCTGGACGGGAAGCCCCACTCTGACTACATCAACGCTAGCTTCATTCCG GGCTACACCCACCCGCAGGAGTTCATCGCCACCCAGGGGCCTCTCAAGAAGACCCTGGCGGACTTTTGGAGGCTGGTGTGGGAGCAGCAGGTCCACGTCATCGTCATGCTGACGGTGGGCATGGAGAACGGGCGG GTGCTGTGCGAGCACTACTGGCCAGCCGACTCCAGCCCGGTCACCCACGGGCCCGTCACCATCTGCCTGCTGGCCGAGCAGCCCCAGGACGAGTGGACCACGCGGGAATTCCAGCTGCACCAC gctgcccAGCAGCAGCTGCGGAGGGTGAAGCAGCTGCAGTTCACCACCTGGCCGGACCACAGTGTCCCCGAGGCCCCCAGCTCCCTGCTGGCTTTTGTGGAGCTGGCCCGGGAGCAGGCGAGGGCTGCCGTGGGCGCAGGGCCCCTCCTGGTGCACTGCAG CGCGGGTGTGGGCCGCTCGGGCACCTTCGTGGCCCTGTGGCGGCTGCTGCGGCagctggaggaggagcaggtggTGGACGCGTTCCACGCGGTGCACATGCTGCGCCTGCACCGGCCACTCATGATCCAGACCCCG aGCCAGTACGTCTTCCTGCACAGATGCCTCCTGAGCAGGGTCCTGGAAGGGCCCCCCAGCAGCCGCACTGCTGA GGTTGCAGAGACCCACAGCGGGCACTGGGCAGCCCCGGGCACCCCCCATGTGGCCGGTGCCCCCTGCAGGCCACAGCCCATCCCCGTGAGGAACTTTGCCCGGGTGTGCGCGGAGCGGGCTGCCGACGGCAACGCGGGCTTCCTTGGGGAGCACCAG CTCCTGCTCCAGGCCCTGAAAAACGAGGCCGGCTCTGGGATGCCGTCTCCCCGGG ATGGCTGTTGTCACGAGCGGCCCCCTTCGGCAGAGAGCGGCCCGGCTGGGGAGATGCTTGAAGCCTGGCTCTTCCCC GAATTCTGGCCCACGGAGACGCAGCCGGTCGTCACAGACACGGTGACCGTGCGCTGGGTGGCGGATGGCAGTGCTGCAGGCTGGCCCTGCACCTTCCTTCACGTCACACAC AAGGCGAGCGGGAAGGAGAGGCCGGTGCAGCGGCTGCAGTTTCCATGCGGGGAGCCGGGCCAGGTGCTCCCCCCCGAGACCCTGCTGCCCTTCCTGGCCGCCGTGGGCCGGTGCTGCCCCTGGGACACTGAGCAGCCAGGCACGCTGCTCAGCCACTGCAG CAAGGATGCGGCCCAGCTGGGCACCTTCCTGGCCCTGGAGCAGCTGCTGCAGCAGGCAGGGGCCGAGGGCGCCGTGGACATCTTCACCGTGGCCTTGCAGCAGTCACAGGCCTGTGGCCTCATGACCCCAACGCTG GAGGAGTACATCCACCTCTACAGCTGCCTCAACAGCGCGCTCTCGGACGGGCTGCCGTGA
- the LOC139176487 gene encoding receptor-type tyrosine-protein phosphatase V-like isoform X2, giving the protein MPGCSRGDYCWHSGAREPARPDCPLPASASGRLSPEGTGRASGVSRLCPPQGVASPGLRLFLPGKPAAEEHRRLPGMRPPVLFVAILWLPGFLAKEGECQPPEEGPSWASGGSPLRVTVSSRGRSASLTLNWDAPGPGGLGRTLRLSRLSPRGSPEGQLLQAHTNASSFEFRDLVPGSRYQLEVTAVRPCGQNASLSLTALTAPSTVQDLKLHGSESPSSLEASWGSAPGGQDGYQLVLCHLESQTVVHNVSTSAGTLSYNFSHLLPGSEYGLEITTWAAHLQAKTSTRQWTAPVPPGQLALRALGTRALRASWYSSGGAAWLHLLLTDLLSGFNLTAGVTRGVSSHTFPCLSPGTPYTLKLSAVAGPHWAVGPSATEWTRPSTPRDLGLAPQPPGLRASWKVGPGAREGYLLRLSGPVDKTLSLGPGALNITFLRPLPSGHYALELRVLAGPYEARAQATAWLGDALAQRPQGSGTELPLDRPEASEEPGSQILPYTEGAPCLLRNVSGAPGVTLVTLHGPGARSQVDAVSALGTASASPTGHTGPPTPQSLEVTGRDSPSTLTIGWAPAAGPREGYRVSWHQEGSQSSPGGLVNLGPDNTSLMLPDLVPGSCYTVSVWTRAGNLSSSIQRARACTLPAPPVSLSLGLAAQPPALRAVWSPPAGGRDGFLLRLYCLRPPALEGQDTLGPEVQTFSWTRLAPGTEFLVWLATLRGPDESSAANATGWTRPLAPALVNVTSEGATQLRASWVHALGGRDGYRVTLYQAGVQVRSSPVGAHVDSASFLALTPGTEYKVEVVTQAGPLRAVAASAAGWTPPVVPAELLVSMQAGSAVVSLAWASGPLGHGACHAQLSGARLLSREQPLALGQARLVLRDLTPGRNLSLTVQCRAGPLQASTHPVLLPVEPDPVEDVQCQPEATRLALVWTVPTGDVDTCLVVAEQLAAGGAAQLIFRANTSGGALLLAPLAPAASYRLSLSVLGRNGLWSRVVSLVCATVPEAWHPPELAAAPRLEPETGMGVLIAQGMFGEEDGQIQWYGVIASTNMSLARPPREAINCTWFDHYYGGRDAYLAVLLSNPFYAGPWAAPTSWPVPVGTDDCGQTRDICNGRLRPGSRYRFSVVAFSRHSPDTLIAFSAFSEPRTSPSWAVPLPVTAGIVASVLALVWLGLLCGRRVKGQRAEKSLRSQELTAYNLRRTHRPIPAHSFQQSFESKSAHACQAFFQEFEELKEVGKEQPRLEAEHPANSTKNRYPHVLPYDHSRVRLALLDGKPHSDYINASFIPGYTHPQEFIATQGPLKKTLADFWRLVWEQQVHVIVMLTVGMENGRVLCEHYWPADSSPVTHGPVTICLLAEQPQDEWTTREFQLHHAAQQQLRRVKQLQFTTWPDHSVPEAPSSLLAFVELAREQARAAVGAGPLLVHCSAGVGRSGTFVALWRLLRQLEEEQVVDAFHAVHMLRLHRPLMIQTPSQYVFLHRCLLSRVLEGPPSSRTAEVAETHSGHWAAPGTPHVAGAPCRPQPIPVRNFARVCAERAADGNAGFLGEHQLLLQALKNEAGSGMPSPRDGCCHERPPSAESGPAGEMLEAWLFPGGPSGRDHVVLTGPAGPAELWELVWEHGACVLVSLCPPDPQEKEFWPTETQPVVTDTVTVRWVADGSAAGWPCTFLHVTHKASGKERPVQRLQFPCGEPGQVLPPETLLPFLAAVGRCCPWDTEQPGTLLSHCSKDAAQLGTFLALEQLLQQAGAEGAVDIFTVALQQSQACGLMTPTLEEYIHLYSCLNSALSDGLP; this is encoded by the exons ATGCCAGGATGCAGCAGGGGAGACTACTGTTGGCACTCAGGAGCCAGGGAGCCAGCACGCCCAGACTGCCCGCTGCCCGCCTCTGCGTCCGGCCGGCTCTCCCCAGAAGGAACA GGCAGGGCATCGGGAGTCAGCCGTCTCTGCCCACCCCAGGGCGTTGCTTCTCCAGGTCTGCGTCTCTTCCTGCCTGGAAAGCCAGCTGCTGAAGAGCACCGGAG ACTCCCTGGAATGAGACCCCCAGTCCTGTTCGTGGCGATCCTCTGGCTCCCAGGCTTCTTGGCCAAG GAAGGCGAGTGCCAGCCCCCAGAAGAGGGTCCCAGCTGGGCGAGTGGAG GATCGCCTCTGAGGGTGACGGTCAGCAGCCGGGGCAGGTCTGCCAGCCTCACGCTGAACTGGGACGCCCCAGGGCCAGGTGGGCTCGGCCGCACCCTCCGCCTCAGCCGGCTGAGCCCCCGTGGCTCCCCTGAAGGGCAGCTGCTCCAGGCTCACACCAACGCGTCCAGCTTCGAGTTCCGGGACCTGGTGCCAGGAAGTCGCTACCAGCTGGAGGTGACGGCCGTGCGCCCCTGCGGGCAGAACGCCAGCCTCAGCCTCACTGCGCTCACAG CCCCGTCCACTGTCCAGGACCTGAAGCTCCACGGCTCTGAGAGCCCATCCAGCCTGGAGGCCTCGTGGGGCTCTGCTCCCGGGGGGCAGGATGGCTATCAGCTTGTCCTCTGCCATCTGGAGTCCCAGACAGTGGTTCACAATGTCTCCACGTCCGCCGGCACCCTGTCCTACAATTTTAGCCACCTCTTACCGGGCAGTGAGTACGGCTTGGAGATTACCACCTGGGCCGCCCACCTCCAAGCGAAGACCAGCACTCGCCAGTGGACAG CTCCTGTGCCTCCAGGGCAGCTGGCGCTGCGCGCCCTGGGCACCAGAGCCCTGCGGGCTTCCTGGTACAGCTCTGGGGGGGCCGCCTGGCTGCACCTCCTGCTCACGGACCTCCTCAGTGGCTTCAACCTGACGGCAGGCGTCACACGAGGTGTCTCCAGTCACACCTTCCCGTGCCTCTCTCCTGGAACTCCCTACACGCTGAAACTTAGCGCTGTCGCTGGGCCTCATTGGGCAGTGGGGCCCAGTGCCACTGAGTGGACCC GTCCCTCCACGCCCCGGGACCTGGGGCTcgctccccagcccccagggctcAGGGCCAGCTGGAAGGTGGGCCCGGGGGCCCGGGAGGGTTACCTGCTCAGGCTGAGCGGGCCTGTGGACAAGACCCTAAGTTTGGGCCCTGGGGCCCTCAACATCACGTTCCTGAGGCCCCTGCCATCTGGACACTACGCTCTGGAGCTGAGAGTTCTGGCAGGGCCCTACGAGGCCCGGGCCCAGGCCACTGCCTGGCTGGGCG ATGCTCTAGCCCAGCGCCCGCAGGGCAGTGGTACCGAGCTGCCCCTGGACAGGCCGGAGGCCAGCGAGGAGCCTGGGAGCCAGATACTGCCCTACACCGAGGGAGccccctgcctcctcagaaatgtCTCGGGGGCACCTGGTGTCACCCTGGTCACACTCCACGGGCCTGGGGCCCGCTCCCAGGTGGACGCTGTTTCCGCTCTGGGCACTGCCTCCGCAAGCCCCACAGGCCACACCG GGCCCCCCACGCCACAGTCACTCGAGGTCACCGGCAGGGATAGCCCCTCCACCTTGACCATTGGCTGGGCCCCAGCAGCAGGGCCGCGGGAAGGCTACAGGGTCAGCTGGCACCAGGAGGGCAGCCAGAGCTCGCCGGGCGGTCTTGTCAACTTGGGCCCAGACAACACCAGCCTGATGCTGCCGGATCTGGTGCCCGGTTCCTGCTACACCGTGTCTGTATGGACTCGGGCGGGAAACCTCAGCTCCAGCATCCAAAGGGCTCGCGCCTGCACAC TCCCTGCGCCGCCCGTCAGCCTGAGCCTGGGCCTGGCcgcccagccccctgccctgagGGCAGTCTGGAGCCCCCCCGCGGGGGGCAGGGACGGCTTTCTCCTGCGGCTCTACTGCCTGCGGCCCCCGGCTCTGGAGGGCCAGGACACCCTGGGCCCTGAGGTGCAGACCTTCTCCTGGACCCGGCTGGCTCCAGGCACTGAGTTCCTGGTGTGGTTGGCCACCCTGCGGGGCCCCGACGAGAGCAGCGCTGCCAACGCCACGGGCTGGACGC GCCCCCTCGCCCCTGCCCTGGTGAATGTGACCAGTGAAGGCGCCACCCAGCTCCGGGCGTCCTGGGTCCACGCGCTGGGGGGCCGGGATGGCTACCGGGTGACCCTGTACCAGGCGGGCGTCCAGGTGCGCTCCAGCCCCGTGGGGGCCCATGTGGACAGCGCCAGCTTCTTGGCTCTGACTCCGGGCACTGAGTACAAGGTGGAGGTGGTCACGCAGGCCGGGCCCCTCCGTGCGGTGGCAGCCAGCGCTGCCGGCTGGACCC CCCCAGTGGTGCCCGCAGAGCTGCTGGTGTCCATGCAGGCGGGCAGCGCCGTGGTCAGCCTGGCCTGGGCCAGCGGCCCCCTGGGGCACGGAGCCTGCCATGCGCAGCTCTCGGGGGCCAGGCTCCTGTCCCGGGAGCAGCCCCTGGCCCTGGGCCAAGCCCGCCTGGTCCTGAGGGACCTCACGCCTGGACGCAACCTGTCCTTGACGGTGCAGTGCCGGGCAGGGCCCCTCCAGGCCTCCACACACCCTGTGCTGCTGCCCGTGG AGCCTGACCCGGTGGAGGACGTGCAGTGCCAGCCCGAGGCCACGCGCCTGGCCCTGGTCTGGACAGTGCCCACGGGGGATGTGGACACCTGTCTGGTGGTGGCGGAGCAGCTGGCAGCGGGAGGGGCCGCCCAGCTCATCTTCCGGGCCAACACCTCCGGGGGCGCCCTCCTGCTGGCCCCCCTGGCGCCCGCTGCGTCCTACCGCCTCAGCCTCTCGGTGCTGGGCAGGAACGGCCTGTGGAGCCGGGTGGTCAGCCTGGTGTGCGCCACTGTGCCCGAGG CCTGGCACCCCCCGGAGCTGGCTGCAGCCCCCCGGCTGGAGCCCGAGACGGGGATGGGTGTGCTGATCGCCCAGGGCATGTTTGGCGAGGAGGACGGGCAGATCCAGTGGTATGGGGTCATCGCCAGCACCAACATGTCGC TGGCCCGGCCTCCCCGCGAAGCCATCAACTGCACGTGGTTCGACCACTACTACGGGGGCCGCGACGCCTACCTGGCCGTGCTGCTCTCCAACCCCTTCTACGCCGGGCCCTGGGCCGCGCCCACATCCTGGCCGGTGCCTGTGGGCACAGACGACTGCGGCCAGACCCGCGACATATGTAACGGGCGGCTCAGGCCAGGCTCCCGGTATCG GTTCAGTGTCGTGGCCTTTTCCAGGCATAGCCCTGACACCCTCATCGCCTTCTCAGCCTTTTCAG AGCCCCGGACCAGCCCGTCCTGGGCGGTGCCCCTCCCAGTGACAGCGGGCATCGTGGCCAGCGTGCTAGCCCTGGTCTGGCTGGGCCTGCTGTGCGGGAGGCGAGTGAAGGGGCAAAG GGCGGAGAAGAGCCTGCGCTCCCAGGAGCTGACGGCTTACAACCTGCG GCGGACCCACCGGCCCATCCCCGCGCACAGCTTCCAGCAGAGCTTTGAGAGCAAGAGTGCCCACGCCTGCCAGGCCTTCTTTCAGGAGTTTGAG GAGCTGAAGGAGGTGGGCAAGGAGCAGCCTAGGCTGGAGGCTGAGCACCCTGCCAACAGTACCAAGAACCGCTACCCTCACGTGCTGCCCT ACGACCACTCCCGGGTCAGGCTGGCCCTGCTGGACGGGAAGCCCCACTCTGACTACATCAACGCTAGCTTCATTCCG GGCTACACCCACCCGCAGGAGTTCATCGCCACCCAGGGGCCTCTCAAGAAGACCCTGGCGGACTTTTGGAGGCTGGTGTGGGAGCAGCAGGTCCACGTCATCGTCATGCTGACGGTGGGCATGGAGAACGGGCGG GTGCTGTGCGAGCACTACTGGCCAGCCGACTCCAGCCCGGTCACCCACGGGCCCGTCACCATCTGCCTGCTGGCCGAGCAGCCCCAGGACGAGTGGACCACGCGGGAATTCCAGCTGCACCAC gctgcccAGCAGCAGCTGCGGAGGGTGAAGCAGCTGCAGTTCACCACCTGGCCGGACCACAGTGTCCCCGAGGCCCCCAGCTCCCTGCTGGCTTTTGTGGAGCTGGCCCGGGAGCAGGCGAGGGCTGCCGTGGGCGCAGGGCCCCTCCTGGTGCACTGCAG CGCGGGTGTGGGCCGCTCGGGCACCTTCGTGGCCCTGTGGCGGCTGCTGCGGCagctggaggaggagcaggtggTGGACGCGTTCCACGCGGTGCACATGCTGCGCCTGCACCGGCCACTCATGATCCAGACCCCG aGCCAGTACGTCTTCCTGCACAGATGCCTCCTGAGCAGGGTCCTGGAAGGGCCCCCCAGCAGCCGCACTGCTGA GGTTGCAGAGACCCACAGCGGGCACTGGGCAGCCCCGGGCACCCCCCATGTGGCCGGTGCCCCCTGCAGGCCACAGCCCATCCCCGTGAGGAACTTTGCCCGGGTGTGCGCGGAGCGGGCTGCCGACGGCAACGCGGGCTTCCTTGGGGAGCACCAG CTCCTGCTCCAGGCCCTGAAAAACGAGGCCGGCTCTGGGATGCCGTCTCCCCGGG ATGGCTGTTGTCACGAGCGGCCCCCTTCGGCAGAGAGCGGCCCGGCTGGGGAGATGCTTGAAGCCTGGCTCTTCCCC GGCGGGCCCTCTGGCCGCGACCATGTGGTGCTGACTGGCCCCGCGGGGCCAgctgaactctgggagctggtgtggGAGCATGGGGCCTGCGTGCTGGTCTCCTTGTGCCCACCGGACCCCCAGGAGAAG GAATTCTGGCCCACGGAGACGCAGCCGGTCGTCACAGACACGGTGACCGTGCGCTGGGTGGCGGATGGCAGTGCTGCAGGCTGGCCCTGCACCTTCCTTCACGTCACACAC AAGGCGAGCGGGAAGGAGAGGCCGGTGCAGCGGCTGCAGTTTCCATGCGGGGAGCCGGGCCAGGTGCTCCCCCCCGAGACCCTGCTGCCCTTCCTGGCCGCCGTGGGCCGGTGCTGCCCCTGGGACACTGAGCAGCCAGGCACGCTGCTCAGCCACTGCAG CAAGGATGCGGCCCAGCTGGGCACCTTCCTGGCCCTGGAGCAGCTGCTGCAGCAGGCAGGGGCCGAGGGCGCCGTGGACATCTTCACCGTGGCCTTGCAGCAGTCACAGGCCTGTGGCCTCATGACCCCAACGCTG GAGGAGTACATCCACCTCTACAGCTGCCTCAACAGCGCGCTCTCGGACGGGCTGCCGTGA